Proteins co-encoded in one Opitutus terrae PB90-1 genomic window:
- a CDS encoding type II and III secretion system protein, which produces MKTRSQVWAGIHRLGLAMALGWLAPAPLLVGQTPTETKIRLMADALRARDAGELERARKIAEELQVLLPNDPAARRLLEEIDARIAARDEAARNPKPPPMQEVQIPEPTQPRADANRSAGPPTTPASSSANDVPVDLQNEADQLARAEARRIESLVAEVPRQRQRARRLAAASRFDEALDLLDAAIAALPANPATKQAVADLEAERESIATKQPRKPADKSSADTSGTPSARTSERARSGLQHDPPERSDGLAQRIARGRSQYLAGDFEAALITFRAVEQSDPGNQQAREFLARMAGEGMTGKMSREQTRARLLADVTKSWQQPPTMDRPANEIGALEVGAGLRRKLESIVLPSVSFTRTEIGQVVAALGAIAEEFDTGVEPKGVNIVLLDPSHKKPTVTLTLRNTPLNRVLDFVTESIGYQYEVQADAVVVRPGGDNGVLDTRFFPVARATVLRMTNGGAPANVTATRAEPVGGSAAPIPPSAASEGPALRAFLQQAGVNFDAVAGASLAYDGAALIVTQTPRNLARIGNLLERYRDVRQVEIEAKFLEVQEGALEELGVNWTVATKATQRNAGANARYQTSGRALASAFNDATGAQQGRIVRPALPSVFADENENGVYDPGEPVTSSAQIGIDLPIVNNAPRIPGGADLALGAGPLATISGVIGEFDVNAVVRALSQQQGTDLLSAPKVTVLSGNPATITVAQEMRYPQSFGQTQSQVGTGNASGGGSAGVAITAGTPQEFTKRNIGVELRVTPTVEEDDYSISLDLNPKVTEFDGFVEYGGPSIAISGSTTVTVPSGFYQPIFSVRDIATKVTIWDGATLVMGGLTREEVKKVNDKVPILGDLPLIGRAFRSKGESAQKRNLLIFVTANLVNPGGAPKKLRMEQLAATALER; this is translated from the coding sequence ATGAAAACGCGGTCACAGGTGTGGGCAGGCATTCACCGACTGGGGTTGGCCATGGCGCTCGGGTGGCTCGCACCGGCGCCGCTGCTCGTCGGCCAGACGCCGACGGAAACCAAGATTCGGCTGATGGCTGATGCGCTGCGCGCGCGAGATGCGGGGGAATTGGAGCGGGCGCGGAAAATTGCGGAGGAACTGCAGGTGCTGTTGCCCAACGATCCCGCCGCGCGTCGGCTGCTGGAAGAGATCGATGCGCGCATCGCCGCGCGGGACGAAGCAGCGCGCAATCCGAAACCGCCGCCGATGCAGGAGGTGCAGATTCCCGAGCCCACCCAGCCGCGGGCGGACGCGAACCGCTCGGCGGGGCCGCCAACCACGCCGGCGAGTTCCTCGGCGAACGACGTGCCCGTCGACCTGCAAAACGAGGCGGATCAGCTGGCGCGAGCCGAGGCGCGGCGAATCGAAAGCCTCGTGGCGGAGGTGCCGCGGCAGCGGCAGCGCGCCCGGCGACTCGCGGCCGCAAGCCGGTTCGACGAGGCGCTGGACCTGCTCGATGCGGCGATCGCAGCGCTGCCCGCGAATCCTGCGACGAAGCAAGCGGTGGCGGATCTCGAGGCCGAGCGGGAATCGATTGCGACAAAGCAGCCGCGCAAGCCGGCGGACAAATCGTCCGCGGACACGTCGGGCACGCCGTCGGCTCGCACTTCGGAGCGGGCACGGAGCGGACTCCAGCACGATCCCCCCGAGCGCTCAGACGGGCTGGCGCAACGGATCGCGCGCGGTCGCAGCCAGTATCTGGCGGGCGATTTCGAAGCCGCGCTGATTACCTTCCGCGCGGTGGAGCAGAGCGATCCGGGGAACCAGCAGGCGAGGGAGTTTTTGGCACGGATGGCGGGAGAGGGGATGACGGGGAAGATGAGCCGGGAGCAGACGCGGGCGCGGTTGTTGGCGGACGTGACGAAAAGCTGGCAACAGCCGCCGACCATGGACCGGCCAGCGAACGAAATCGGCGCGCTCGAAGTCGGCGCGGGCTTGCGGCGAAAATTGGAGTCGATCGTGCTGCCGAGCGTGAGTTTCACACGCACGGAGATTGGACAAGTGGTGGCGGCGCTCGGCGCGATCGCGGAGGAGTTCGATACAGGCGTCGAACCGAAAGGCGTGAACATCGTGCTGCTCGATCCGAGCCACAAAAAGCCAACGGTTACGCTCACGCTGCGCAACACGCCCTTGAATCGCGTGCTCGACTTCGTGACCGAATCGATCGGCTACCAGTATGAGGTGCAGGCGGACGCCGTGGTCGTGCGGCCCGGCGGCGACAACGGGGTGCTCGACACGCGATTTTTCCCGGTGGCCAGGGCGACGGTGCTCCGGATGACCAACGGCGGCGCGCCGGCGAATGTCACCGCCACGCGCGCGGAGCCGGTGGGCGGGTCCGCCGCGCCGATCCCTCCCAGTGCGGCGAGCGAGGGGCCCGCGCTACGTGCGTTTTTGCAGCAGGCCGGGGTGAACTTCGACGCCGTCGCCGGCGCGAGCCTCGCCTACGACGGGGCCGCGTTGATCGTGACGCAGACGCCGCGGAATCTGGCGCGGATCGGCAACCTGCTCGAACGCTACCGCGACGTGCGCCAGGTGGAGATCGAGGCGAAGTTCCTCGAGGTGCAGGAAGGCGCGCTTGAGGAATTGGGCGTGAACTGGACCGTCGCGACCAAGGCGACCCAGCGCAACGCCGGCGCCAACGCACGCTACCAGACGAGCGGCCGGGCCCTGGCTTCCGCCTTCAACGATGCGACCGGCGCGCAACAGGGGAGAATCGTGCGGCCGGCGCTGCCGTCCGTGTTCGCCGATGAAAACGAGAACGGCGTCTACGATCCGGGCGAACCGGTGACCTCCAGCGCACAGATCGGGATCGACCTGCCGATCGTGAACAACGCGCCGCGGATTCCCGGTGGCGCGGATCTGGCGCTGGGCGCGGGCCCGCTCGCCACGATCAGCGGCGTGATCGGCGAGTTCGACGTGAACGCGGTCGTTCGCGCGCTTTCCCAACAGCAGGGCACCGATCTGCTTAGCGCGCCGAAGGTGACGGTGCTGTCCGGCAACCCGGCGACGATCACCGTCGCGCAGGAGATGCGGTATCCGCAAAGCTTCGGGCAGACGCAGAGTCAGGTCGGTACCGGCAACGCGAGCGGCGGCGGCTCGGCCGGCGTCGCGATCACCGCCGGCACGCCGCAGGAATTCACCAAACGCAACATCGGCGTCGAGCTGCGCGTGACACCGACGGTGGAGGAGGACGACTACAGCATCAGCCTCGATCTGAATCCCAAGGTCACGGAGTTCGATGGCTTCGTCGAATACGGCGGGCCCAGCATCGCGATCTCCGGCAGCACCACGGTGACCGTGCCCTCCGGCTTTTATCAGCCGATTTTTTCCGTGCGCGACATTGCCACGAAGGTGACGATTTGGGATGGCGCGACGCTTGTGATGGGCGGACTCACGCGCGAAGAGGTGAAAAAGGTGAACGACAAGGTGCCGATCCTCGGCGACCTGCCGCTGATCGGCCGGGCGTTCCGCTCGAAAGGCGAGAGCGCGCAGAAGCGCAATCTGCTGATTTTCGTCACGGCCAACCTGGTCAATCCTGGCGGCGCGCCGAAGAAGCTGCGGATGGAGCAGCTCGCGGCGACGGCGCTGGAGCGATAG
- a CDS encoding NUDIX hydrolase, whose amino-acid sequence MSQPLSYKLAVLVFLENAAGEHLLLLRAKPPNFGIWSPIGGKLETAIGESPFECAVRETKEETGFEITTADLHLFAMVAEKAYEGESHWLMFLFRCRRPLNVLPADITEGKFGFFSRATIDTLPIPETDRTALWPTYDRYRDRFVALRADCAPGKAVVAEVEEIIPPVG is encoded by the coding sequence ATGTCCCAGCCGCTCAGCTACAAGCTCGCCGTCCTCGTTTTCCTCGAGAACGCCGCCGGAGAACACCTCCTCCTGCTCCGCGCCAAGCCGCCGAATTTCGGGATCTGGAGCCCCATCGGCGGAAAACTGGAGACCGCGATTGGCGAGTCGCCCTTCGAATGCGCCGTCCGCGAGACAAAAGAGGAAACGGGTTTCGAGATCACGACGGCCGATCTGCACCTTTTCGCGATGGTTGCGGAAAAGGCCTACGAAGGCGAAAGCCACTGGCTGATGTTCCTGTTCCGCTGCCGCCGTCCGCTCAATGTGCTGCCCGCCGACATCACGGAGGGGAAATTCGGTTTCTTCAGCCGCGCGACGATCGACACCCTGCCGATCCCGGAGACCGATCGCACTGCGCTCTGGCCGACCTACGATCGCTATCGCGACCGGTTCGTCGCGCTCCGGGCCGATTGCGCACCCGGCAAGGCCGTGGTTGCGGAAGTCGAGGAGATCATTCCGCCGGTCGGCTGA
- the pilM gene encoding pilus assembly protein PilM — MRSSRLLALDLDASRLTCALFASDAQRRLHLEELGSEPVHGELASEPAGAQDLARAVRALAARVRHRGEVRIALPGALAFTKCVRTPAITGAKRRRVVEFEATQNIPHALDEVWWDHWVIAPDAADLEILLMAAKRSAISALCAALDVPGWRLERAMPAAAALHGTVRWNYPDVSAPVLLINLGARSTHLIVSGEKRLWLRTIGFGETSISPTVAMPPTADSARGARLTPPVASDWPAASLAVIERSVAESGAGQFRSRLQLEIARTLAGFAEHRSGESVDRFYLTGGGAGLPMLADFLREQFGVPVERFDPLRRMSPGAAVTGMPESAAGLAVAVGLAADLVAPATVVGNLLPPELRRRTERRHRQVVWLAAAALLLAALLSSAWHFHRVTIAAEAALRERQAQLHVGRGLAQQNAMKSARLAQAREELRAIQTLAERRGYWVAFLDDLQSRLGEVEDVWLDELTVLEPEPEGSGSGREAGSADGELKLVVSGRLLDASHPAAPPGQESHARAQKLLASLAASPFVSAIGEERFDDRQPAILRFSCQLTTKRPRSAPLP; from the coding sequence ATGCGCTCGTCCCGCCTGCTCGCATTGGATCTTGATGCCAGTCGTTTGACCTGCGCGCTGTTCGCGAGCGACGCGCAGCGCCGGCTGCACTTGGAGGAACTTGGCAGCGAACCCGTGCATGGCGAGCTGGCGTCGGAACCGGCCGGCGCGCAGGACCTGGCTCGTGCCGTCCGCGCGCTCGCGGCGCGCGTGCGCCACCGCGGAGAAGTGCGCATCGCGCTCCCCGGCGCGCTGGCGTTCACCAAATGCGTGCGCACGCCGGCCATCACCGGGGCGAAGCGGCGGCGCGTCGTGGAGTTCGAGGCGACGCAAAATATCCCCCATGCGCTCGATGAGGTTTGGTGGGATCACTGGGTGATTGCACCGGACGCGGCGGATCTGGAGATCCTGTTGATGGCGGCGAAGCGCAGCGCGATCTCGGCGCTTTGCGCGGCCCTCGACGTGCCGGGGTGGCGGCTGGAGCGGGCGATGCCGGCTGCGGCTGCGCTGCACGGCACCGTGCGCTGGAACTATCCCGACGTATCCGCACCGGTGTTGTTGATAAACCTCGGGGCGCGCTCCACGCATCTGATCGTGTCGGGCGAAAAACGGCTGTGGCTGCGCACGATCGGGTTCGGCGAAACCTCGATCTCGCCCACCGTCGCGATGCCGCCGACCGCGGACAGCGCGCGAGGAGCCAGGCTGACGCCGCCGGTTGCTTCTGATTGGCCGGCGGCGTCGCTCGCAGTCATCGAGCGCAGCGTGGCCGAGAGCGGAGCGGGGCAGTTTCGCAGCCGGCTGCAGCTCGAAATCGCGCGAACGCTTGCGGGCTTCGCCGAGCATCGATCCGGCGAGAGTGTTGACCGTTTTTATCTCACCGGCGGTGGAGCCGGGCTGCCGATGCTGGCGGATTTCTTGCGCGAACAGTTCGGCGTTCCGGTCGAGCGCTTCGATCCGTTGCGGCGCATGAGTCCCGGCGCAGCGGTGACGGGGATGCCGGAGTCGGCGGCCGGATTGGCGGTCGCGGTGGGGCTCGCGGCGGACCTCGTCGCGCCGGCGACGGTCGTGGGCAACCTCCTGCCGCCGGAACTGCGGCGACGGACAGAGCGCCGGCATCGGCAGGTCGTGTGGCTGGCGGCTGCGGCGCTCTTGCTGGCCGCGCTGCTGTCGTCGGCGTGGCACTTCCACCGCGTGACGATTGCAGCCGAAGCGGCGCTGCGCGAGCGGCAGGCCCAACTGCACGTTGGGCGCGGCCTCGCGCAGCAAAACGCGATGAAAAGCGCGCGCCTCGCGCAGGCTCGCGAGGAACTCAGGGCGATCCAGACGCTCGCGGAGCGACGCGGCTATTGGGTGGCATTCCTCGACGATTTGCAGTCGAGGCTCGGCGAGGTGGAAGACGTGTGGCTCGATGAGCTCACCGTGCTGGAACCCGAGCCGGAAGGCAGCGGCAGTGGCCGGGAGGCTGGTTCAGCCGACGGCGAATTGAAGCTCGTGGTGAGTGGGCGCTTGCTCGATGCCAGCCATCCTGCGGCGCCACCGGGTCAGGAAAGTCACGCACGCGCGCAGAAGCTGCTCGCGAGTCTGGCGGCCTCGCCATTCGTGAGCGCGATCGGCGAAGAGCGGTTCGACGACCGCCAGCCGGCCATCCTGCGGTTCAGCTGTCAGCTCACGACGAAACGACCGCGTTCAGCGCCGCTGCCATGA
- a CDS encoding Amuc_1100 family pilus-like protein, with product MKQAFRSVYVWSIPAVVALAVGGLGERAWAAHRARVVLRETEQVWRTLAASRPEPTAAAAAELDADLADATNALLELRSATARNRSALTELDQAELPASAAEAFFDLARFGERMRGVARDHQVELAPEERFGFAAYAHAGPAEPAIAGVFRQRQLIERLLAIVFAAEPRELVLLERPRVAGEPTAEAHVGQRATDALFFRVGFTGETAALCSVLNALATSELPWIVRTIEVEPASAKQTASQSEANAPEVRVARGLSQFIIHVDCASLPPSADEPASTTASLPPADAVSRPPIGGAMTNTLWRAPASQRRGDDWIYDLFTPPQIRYEQRSGRLVVVCEPLALVMDETTAIGSGDADFPLTLKRIEPEPFRLQLVGLVGPRDAPRGVFENVLSGEMLLIGAQTSIGSLALTVEQVFVERRRAAEASDAPLAPPVATAIVRDERTGTRVTLTTASRSFTSELVAFIASAPSDDETQAVRAGDLIRDGAVVYRIEKIQLAPAAVSVSKWGAGQLAPESRMLSLPPEAGAEQSPGAL from the coding sequence ATGAAACAGGCGTTCCGATCCGTTTACGTGTGGTCGATCCCGGCGGTTGTCGCGCTCGCGGTCGGTGGCCTGGGCGAACGCGCGTGGGCCGCGCATCGGGCACGCGTGGTCCTGCGGGAAACGGAGCAGGTGTGGCGCACGCTGGCGGCAAGCCGGCCCGAGCCGACCGCGGCGGCAGCGGCCGAACTCGACGCGGATCTGGCCGATGCGACGAATGCGCTGCTCGAGCTTCGATCCGCTACCGCGCGCAATCGGTCGGCGCTCACGGAGCTGGATCAAGCGGAGCTTCCCGCCAGCGCCGCGGAAGCCTTTTTCGATTTGGCTCGTTTTGGTGAACGGATGCGCGGCGTCGCGCGGGACCATCAGGTGGAACTGGCACCGGAGGAGCGGTTCGGATTCGCCGCCTACGCCCACGCCGGTCCGGCGGAGCCGGCGATCGCGGGTGTGTTCCGGCAGCGACAGTTGATCGAGCGCCTGCTGGCAATCGTATTTGCGGCGGAACCGAGGGAACTCGTTTTGCTCGAACGCCCACGGGTCGCTGGCGAACCGACCGCGGAGGCGCACGTCGGGCAACGCGCGACCGACGCACTGTTTTTTCGCGTCGGGTTCACGGGCGAGACGGCGGCGCTGTGCTCGGTACTCAATGCGCTGGCGACGTCCGAGCTGCCCTGGATCGTGCGGACAATTGAAGTCGAGCCGGCGTCGGCGAAGCAGACCGCCAGTCAGAGCGAAGCGAACGCACCGGAGGTGCGTGTCGCGCGCGGTTTGTCGCAATTCATCATCCACGTCGATTGTGCTTCGCTGCCGCCGTCGGCGGACGAACCTGCCTCGACGACCGCTTCGTTGCCTCCCGCGGACGCCGTTTCGCGCCCGCCAATCGGCGGTGCGATGACGAACACGCTGTGGCGGGCACCGGCCTCGCAGCGACGAGGCGACGATTGGATCTATGATCTCTTCACGCCGCCGCAGATCAGGTATGAACAACGATCGGGACGGCTGGTGGTCGTGTGCGAGCCCCTCGCGCTCGTGATGGACGAGACCACGGCGATCGGGAGCGGCGATGCGGATTTTCCGCTGACGCTCAAGCGCATCGAGCCGGAGCCGTTCCGCCTCCAGTTGGTGGGTTTGGTCGGTCCACGGGACGCGCCCCGGGGAGTTTTCGAAAATGTGCTGAGCGGCGAGATGTTGCTGATCGGCGCGCAGACTTCGATCGGTTCGCTGGCGCTGACGGTGGAACAGGTGTTCGTCGAACGCCGTCGCGCTGCCGAGGCCTCCGACGCACCGCTTGCGCCGCCGGTCGCCACGGCGATCGTGCGTGACGAACGCACGGGCACACGGGTGACGCTCACCACCGCGTCGCGCTCGTTCACCTCGGAACTTGTGGCGTTCATTGCGTCCGCGCCCTCCGACGACGAGACTCAAGCGGTCCGGGCCGGGGACCTTATCCGCGATGGCGCGGTCGTATACCGAATCGAAAAAATCCAACTCGCGCCAGCGGCGGTGAGCGTTAGCAAGTGGGGAGCCGGCCAGCTCGCTCCCGAATCGCGCATGCTCAGCCTCCCGCCCGAAGCGGGGGCGGAGCAGTCGCCCGGCGCTCTCTGA
- a CDS encoding ATP-binding protein, which yields MRFSPSFSDRPAVPPVRPLFAGVARLSVALCLGFSGVGLLAQQMGAPAPGLLEVGAPLFNVHTSVSLGLGTPPTDLHVLPDGRILVFANQQLALGDGTRWEVFPHAEDEAPLTATGVAVDANGDLYVAAPEGFAQIQFEERGGWRAHVVQPWSADDRRDGATPRKAIEAGPAWLWHSGSGPILAWRPGESARAIGRVDSIQHAFWFQGTSYVSDRTGGALWRIDAGGMHPVSYAPAISASDTITCAVPLEEEMLVGTYGHGLRVFDGRTLRPFGAAGPMAGDIQVNDLCATAGGFYAAAIENLGVVFFDASGRVVQVLDRSYDRRLGRVLRLVAAPGGVIWGLLSDGVLQVEFPSRISHFEPLIGSGLNVAQPFRFEGRLWVLADGTARRAIYDDHGRMIELRPDTPAGRFVSNPSTEMGVLVVATDRGAYCRQAEQWVAFAPEVDNLRLVDHPPVNGRWLYGATGQIGWIARRGDTFQLESFPEPSLEKIYGSVAADDGSVWLELGNGRLGRMRLVEGRPTIEYFGAEHGVPNNWAQVFRWKPGVRFNVGDRILRFDESARRFLPDTEFARHFPRVTDIVGRPGRDSRGRWWITTREGVHVLEERPGGWRDLREKMPAGFRPYYFTFQPDGVVWMHADGHLTRFDPAMATAPEEPLRALITRIETRTGRRTLLSTAALATPLPYADNSLTVHFCAPSSAFKPVEFDVWLEGGRAGWMPLRSSGSIAFKDLREGRYRLHVRPQSGSTLGTEATVEFAIRPPWYRTVAAYVAFCVVGLGLILVGGQLTFALQRRKNTQLERLVAERTRELHASNERLAAQLQQNQILSKAIEQSPAAIFIVDREETIVFANPRAYEMNGRADSTLVGQLLRSVRTPTITPELVQQITATVQRGETWRGQLTNRRPEGRDFQVRCLIAPIRQAGGDAHHYLVLEEDITESLNEQERRRRLEAQLIQAQKLESIGTLAGGIAHDFNNILTAILGYCELASQDAPDNPALQGDLAGIRSAGTRAKELVARILTFSRQTHVQLVPLDLAQPVAEAVKLIRASAPSTVEIVTTLQSGTIRADATQIQQVVLNLCTNALQALPNERGRLEITVQSVQVSREIAAEVDSLWIGEAMRLVVSDDGSGMDASTLGRIFDPFFTTKPQGEGTGLGLSIVQGVVTGHQGAIRVRSSPGLGTSFEIYFPPSSETSSPPAPNSPVPRGAQQEIIVVDDERSVANFVATRLHQLGYRPMMFCDPQAALNAFASQPTRFQAIVTDLTMPRLTGADLIRQIRSRGWLIPAVIITGYRGDAVRANVKALPRCVVLPKPFSGDDLARALHAVISDYAVGAAGLTRSN from the coding sequence ATGCGCTTCTCGCCGTCGTTTTCTGACCGGCCGGCCGTGCCGCCCGTGCGGCCCCTCTTCGCTGGCGTGGCGCGGTTGAGCGTGGCGCTGTGCCTTGGTTTCTCCGGCGTGGGACTCCTCGCGCAGCAGATGGGCGCGCCGGCTCCGGGGCTGCTCGAAGTCGGTGCGCCTCTTTTCAACGTGCACACGTCGGTTTCCCTCGGCTTGGGCACGCCGCCGACGGACCTGCATGTGCTGCCCGATGGACGCATCCTCGTCTTCGCGAACCAGCAGCTGGCACTCGGCGACGGGACGCGTTGGGAAGTATTCCCGCACGCCGAGGACGAGGCGCCGCTAACGGCCACCGGCGTGGCGGTGGATGCCAACGGCGATCTTTACGTCGCCGCCCCGGAGGGCTTCGCGCAGATTCAGTTCGAGGAGCGAGGCGGCTGGCGGGCCCACGTCGTGCAGCCTTGGTCCGCTGACGATCGCCGCGACGGCGCTACGCCGCGCAAGGCGATCGAAGCCGGTCCGGCCTGGCTGTGGCACAGCGGCAGCGGTCCGATTCTGGCGTGGCGGCCGGGCGAGTCCGCGCGCGCCATCGGACGCGTCGATTCGATCCAGCACGCGTTCTGGTTCCAAGGCACCAGCTACGTGAGCGATCGCACCGGCGGAGCGCTCTGGCGGATCGACGCCGGAGGCATGCATCCCGTGTCCTACGCACCGGCGATTTCCGCCAGCGACACGATCACGTGTGCGGTGCCGCTCGAAGAGGAAATGCTGGTGGGCACCTACGGCCATGGGCTGCGCGTGTTCGATGGCCGGACCCTGCGGCCGTTTGGCGCGGCCGGGCCGATGGCCGGTGACATTCAGGTGAACGATCTCTGCGCGACTGCCGGTGGCTTTTATGCGGCCGCAATCGAAAACCTCGGCGTCGTGTTTTTCGATGCCAGCGGCCGCGTCGTGCAGGTCCTCGACCGCAGCTACGACCGCCGGCTCGGCCGCGTCCTGCGCCTCGTCGCCGCGCCTGGCGGCGTGATCTGGGGCTTGCTCAGCGACGGGGTACTGCAGGTGGAATTTCCGTCCCGGATCTCCCACTTCGAGCCGCTGATCGGCTCCGGCCTCAATGTCGCGCAGCCCTTCCGCTTCGAGGGACGTCTCTGGGTCCTCGCCGACGGCACGGCCCGGCGTGCGATCTATGATGATCACGGCCGAATGATCGAACTGCGGCCAGATACGCCGGCGGGCCGTTTCGTTTCCAATCCTTCCACCGAAATGGGCGTGCTGGTCGTCGCCACTGACCGCGGCGCGTATTGCCGCCAGGCGGAGCAGTGGGTCGCGTTCGCTCCGGAGGTGGACAACCTGCGGCTGGTCGATCATCCGCCGGTGAACGGTCGCTGGCTCTACGGCGCCACCGGTCAGATCGGATGGATCGCGCGCCGCGGCGACACGTTCCAGCTTGAGTCTTTTCCCGAGCCATCGCTCGAAAAGATTTATGGTTCCGTGGCCGCCGACGATGGCTCCGTCTGGCTGGAACTCGGCAACGGTCGGCTCGGCCGCATGCGGCTGGTCGAGGGCCGGCCCACGATTGAATACTTCGGCGCCGAACACGGCGTGCCGAACAATTGGGCCCAGGTGTTTCGCTGGAAACCGGGTGTGCGATTCAACGTCGGCGATCGGATCCTGCGGTTCGACGAGTCGGCCCGCCGCTTCCTGCCGGACACGGAATTTGCCCGCCATTTCCCGCGTGTCACCGACATCGTGGGCCGGCCGGGACGCGACAGCCGCGGCCGTTGGTGGATCACCACGCGGGAGGGAGTGCATGTGCTGGAGGAGCGCCCCGGCGGCTGGCGCGATCTGCGCGAGAAAATGCCCGCAGGATTCCGCCCCTACTACTTCACGTTCCAGCCCGACGGCGTCGTGTGGATGCACGCCGACGGCCACCTGACGCGTTTCGATCCGGCCATGGCAACTGCCCCCGAGGAGCCGTTGCGCGCACTGATCACCCGCATCGAAACCCGCACTGGCCGGCGCACGCTGCTCAGCACGGCCGCGCTGGCGACACCGCTGCCGTATGCGGACAATTCCCTCACCGTGCATTTCTGCGCGCCGTCCAGCGCCTTCAAGCCGGTGGAGTTCGACGTGTGGCTCGAGGGTGGCCGCGCCGGTTGGATGCCGCTGCGCAGCAGCGGCTCGATCGCCTTCAAGGACCTGCGCGAGGGCCGCTATCGGCTGCATGTGCGCCCGCAGAGCGGCTCCACCCTGGGCACGGAAGCGACGGTGGAATTCGCCATCCGGCCTCCCTGGTACCGCACCGTTGCCGCGTACGTCGCGTTCTGCGTCGTCGGCCTCGGGCTGATCCTGGTCGGCGGCCAGCTGACCTTTGCGCTGCAACGACGCAAGAACACGCAACTCGAGCGGCTCGTCGCCGAGCGCACCCGCGAGCTGCACGCGAGCAACGAGCGGCTCGCCGCCCAGCTCCAGCAAAACCAGATTCTCTCCAAAGCGATCGAGCAGAGCCCGGCCGCTATTTTCATCGTCGATCGGGAGGAGACGATCGTCTTCGCCAATCCCCGCGCCTACGAGATGAACGGCCGTGCCGACTCCACGCTCGTCGGCCAACTGCTGCGGTCGGTGCGGACGCCCACGATAACGCCCGAGCTCGTCCAGCAGATCACCGCCACGGTGCAGCGCGGCGAGACGTGGCGCGGCCAGTTGACCAACCGCCGACCCGAAGGACGCGACTTCCAGGTGCGCTGCTTGATCGCCCCCATCCGCCAGGCGGGGGGCGACGCCCACCACTACCTGGTGCTCGAAGAGGACATCACGGAATCGCTGAATGAGCAGGAGCGCCGGCGCCGGCTCGAGGCGCAGCTCATCCAGGCGCAGAAGCTCGAAAGCATCGGCACGCTCGCGGGCGGGATCGCGCATGATTTCAACAACATCCTCACCGCGATCCTCGGCTATTGTGAGCTCGCCAGCCAGGACGCTCCCGACAACCCGGCGCTCCAGGGCGATCTCGCCGGCATCCGCTCGGCGGGTACGCGCGCCAAGGAATTGGTCGCACGCATCCTCACGTTCTCGCGGCAAACGCACGTGCAACTGGTGCCGCTCGACCTCGCCCAGCCCGTCGCCGAGGCAGTGAAGCTCATCCGCGCTTCAGCCCCTTCGACCGTCGAGATCGTGACCACGCTGCAGAGCGGCACCATCCGCGCCGACGCGACGCAGATCCAGCAGGTCGTCCTGAACCTCTGCACCAATGCGCTGCAAGCTTTGCCCAATGAGCGCGGCCGCCTCGAGATCACCGTGCAGTCCGTGCAAGTCTCCCGTGAAATCGCGGCGGAGGTCGACTCATTGTGGATCGGCGAAGCGATGCGGCTGGTCGTCAGCGATGACGGCAGCGGCATGGACGCCTCCACGCTGGGTCGGATCTTCGATCCTTTCTTCACCACCAAGCCGCAGGGCGAAGGCACCGGTCTGGGGCTGTCGATCGTGCAGGGCGTCGTCACCGGACACCAGGGCGCGATTCGCGTGCGCAGCAGCCCGGGGCTCGGCACCTCGTTCGAGATCTATTTTCCTCCGTCGAGTGAAACCAGCAGCCCGCCCGCGCCGAATTCTCCCGTACCGCGCGGAGCGCAACAGGAGATCATCGTCGTCGATGACGAGCGCTCCGTCGCAAATTTCGTCGCCACGCGGCTGCACCAGCTCGGTTACCGGCCGATGATGTTCTGCGATCCGCAGGCCGCCCTGAATGCCTTCGCCTCGCAGCCGACGCGCTTCCAGGCGATCGTGACGGACCTGACGATGCCGCGGCTCACCGGCGCCGATCTCATCCGGCAAATCCGCAGCCGCGGCTGGCTGATTCCCGCCGTCATCATCACCGGCTACCGCGGCGACGCGGTGCGCGCCAACGTCAAGGCACTGCCGCGGTGCGTCGTGCTGCCCAAGCCGTTCAGCGGTGACGATCTCGCGCGAGCGCTGCACGCCGTGATCAGCGACTACGCGGTGGGCGCTGCGGGTCTGACGCGGTCGAACTGA